From the Bacteroidia bacterium genome, the window TCTTGCAGACAGGTTACTCAATTTGTTTCAAATACATGTAGGATTACTCAGGCTTAATACGCATTTTTTAGCCATGAACGCTGCAATGCTCAAGGGGATGTTTAGATATATTAAAGGTGTAAAAAGTGGCGTTTGGCAACCTACAAGCAGGACGCAGAAGGCATAATAAGATATTATAAAAATTATTGTAGGTTTGTATCCCATTTGACACTAAAAAAATGATAACAACACCATTAAAAATATTTATTGTTGATGATGATAATCTGATGTTGGAAATGCTTCGTGACAGAATAGGTCAGCATTCATCACACACGGTTTTAACTTTCAGCACAGGCGAAGATTGTTTGAAGCATGTTGCAGAAAATCCAGATGTTATTATTCTTGATTATTATCTGAATTCAAAAAATCCGGATGCATCTAATGGTATGGAAATTTTGAAAGCGATTAAGAAGTACAATCCAAATATTCACGTAATTTTTCTTTCAGGACAAGAACGCTATGGTGTGGCTATGCAAACTTTACAAAAGGGCGCAGAGTATTATGTCATTAAAGACAATGAGGCATTTGGTAAAATTGAAAAAATATTAAGCGGTATTACTGTAACATAAATCCATTTTGTAAAAAATTGATATAGTTATTTTTTGAATATAGCTCACCTATCGGTTATCGTCAATACACCACTCCGAATAAGAAGTTGGGGTTTCCTCCAGTTTTAAATAAACCAATTTTATTTTATCCGTAAAATAGGAAGCAAGTTGGTTCTTAA encodes:
- a CDS encoding response regulator, whose product is MITTPLKIFIVDDDNLMLEMLRDRIGQHSSHTVLTFSTGEDCLKHVAENPDVIILDYYLNSKNPDASNGMEILKAIKKYNPNIHVIFLSGQERYGVAMQTLQKGAEYYVIKDNEAFGKIEKILSGITVT